The nucleotide window AAGTAAATTTCCATTCGAAGTCACTTTCTGCAAGTAGAGATCTCCGGAAGCATTATGCGTGTAATCTTTCCAAAGCACAACAGCCGTACCGCTTGCAGATGCAGTTGAAACAGGATTCAACATCGGGCCGGAGAGCTGTGATATTTTTTTACCATCAGCTCTGAAACTAACTTTCCCGCTTCCATCAAGATGAATAAATAATACCTGACTTCCACCAAGTTCCTTCTTGTCCTGCCAAAAAATAAATGTTCCCCCCTTTGAATCATCCACGACGGAAATATTAACTGGATCTATCACATCAATCACCAGTTTAGTATTTTCATTTGTGTTATTCACCCATTGGGCATTAAGCGAAATGGTTAAAGCCAAAACGGACAGGGAGTAAAAAGAATTTTATGTATTGTTTTAGTTTTCAATTATTGTATAAATATTTTAACTGGCAATGTTGAAGTCATCATTAAATCTTACGCTCACAAGTTTTGAAATTCCCTCTTCCTGCATTGTAACGCCGTAAAGAGTTTGAGCTGCTTCCATTGTTCTTTTATTGTGAGTGACTACAATAAATTGTGTGTCATTGCTAAAGTCTTTTATAATTTTTGTAAAGCGATCAATATTAGCATCATCAAGCGGAGCATCTATTTCATCAAGAATACAGAACGGGCTTGGCTTTACGAGATAAATAGCAAAAAGTAATGCAATCGCTGTAAGTGTTTTTTCGCCGCCCGAAAGTAATTCTATAGAAGTTGGTCTTTTGCCTTTTGGTTTTGCAACAATTTCAATTTTTGCTTCGAGCGGGTCAGCGTTTTCTTCAAGCCGCAAGTCTGCTTCGTCACCCGGATTAAATAAGCCCCGAAATATGTTCGTAAAATTTGCTCTTATTTTTTCAAATGTTTCACTGAAAAGCTGCTGGGCTGATGTATTGATTTCACTGATTGTTTCAAGCACATCTTTTTCTGATTCAATAAGATCAAGTCTTTGCTTGCTCAGGAAATCAAACCGCTGTTTTTCTTCTTCATACTCTGAATATGCAAGTAGATTTATGGGTCCCAGATTTTTCATCTGCTGCTTTAAATTATGTACTTCTTCGGTTCTGCTTTTAAAATCAAAATTTTCCAAATCATCAAATGCTTTTTTACTAATCGTGAGTGAGTAATCTTCTTGAATCGAAGTGAGAAGGTTAGAAATTTTTATATCAAGTTCCTGCACGTGCAGATCGGCAGAATGGATTTCGTTTGACAGAATTTCCCGCTGCTGCCTTAAAGTGCGTAATTGATTTTCAATTTCGGTTATTTGTTTTTTAATTTCGTTATAGTTTGTGTCTATATTTTTCTCTTCTTCAAGAAGAATATCCTTTACTTTTTCGAGTTCAATCAGATTAACACCATTTTGATCAAGATTTTTAACAACCTGTTTTTTTTCTTCGATGGCAGAGTTAATATCATTTTCTCTTTTTTTAATTGAATCAATTATTGTTTCGAGATTTTCATTAGCTCTTTTGACTGAATTTTCCGTATTTCGTTTTTCACCGAGCATCCTTTCCAATTGAATGCCGTTTTGGTTATAGAGATTGAGAGCAGTGTTGTACAAAATATCAACGGAAGCAAAATCATTTTCCAGATTTTCAAGTTCGATATCAGCTTCTTTTTTCTGTTGAAGGATTTTTTGCAGTTCGTGATTCAGGTTTTCTTTTTTGGTGTCAATCCTATTTGATTCATCTGCCAACAACTGGATTGTTTTACGTGCAGATTCAATTTCATCATCAGCTTTTTTCTTTTCAAATTCAAATTGCGTAATCTGCTTTTCAATGTTTGAAATTTCATTCATCAACAATCTGCCTTTTTCCGAAAGTACGCGAAGATCAATTGCAGAAATTTGATTTTCGATTGTTGTTATTTCGTTCTTTAGATTGTTGATTGCCAGTTCACGTTCCGGAAGTTCATTTAATAAACCTTCGAGGAGCTGCTGCCTGCCGAACATCGAATCATCTTCGAGCGGAGTTGAGCCTGCTTCGACCACGCCGTTTTGATCAATAAAATCGCCGGTTAATGTAGTGAATTTGAAGAGAGGATATTTTTCGGAAAATTTAAAAGCATTTTCAAGAGAATCAACAACTGCAGTGTCGGAGAGATTTTTTTGAAAAACCTTTTTCCATTTGTCTTCGGTTTTTATGAAAGTGTATGCCCAGCCTAAGAAGCCGTTTTCTTTTTCTAATTTTTTCTTTCTTCTATTTTTAAGAAAAGAAAATAAATTGTCGAGTAAACTCTTGGACGGATTTTCTAATCTATTCAAAATAAAAGAAACTTTACCTATTCCGTTTTCTTTCAGGTAAGCAATTCCGTTCCGAAGGTCTTCAATGGTTTCAATAAGAATATTATTCAGATTATTCTTTAAAGCGGCTTCAACAGCAAAGCGGTAATGCTCATTGGAGGAACCAACATTAGCAAGCAAAGCCTTATCTCCTGCAGCCCAGCCCGAATAATCAAGCAATGCACGAGCTCCTTTAGATACACCCTCCAATTTACTAATTAAGCTTTGTATGAATTTAATTCTTTCCTTTATTCCGTTTAATGTGCTTCGGCTGTCAAGCTCGCGGTTTTTTAATTCATTCAGATTCTTTTCGAGCTGTTCCTTTTCGTTCTGTTTATGAAGATAAAATGCCTCGGCTTCTGCAAAATTCTTTTCGGCTTGTTGTTTTTCAACTTCAAGGTCTTCAAGAAATCCAACGGACTTTGCCACGTTATTTGTTAATGAAAGGATTTTGGAATTGAGATTGTTTATCTGATCATTTTTTTCTTTAAGATTTTTTTCATGATTAGACAATTCATTCTCTTTAGAGGATATTTCCCTGAAATTATTCAGAATAATTTCTGAACGGCTCTTCAGGTAATTTCTTTTTTCATCAAGTTCAATTTTTATCTGGTTTACTTTTTCTTCGGATGCTTTTTTTTGAGCTTCCATCAGGATTATCTGCGAAGAATGCTCATCTATTAGTTTGTCGGAATTGTTAAGGAACAATTCTGCTTCTTTTTGTTTCAAGCTAAGCTCGTCTAATTCCTGCTGATAACGCAGAATATTTTTTTCAAGCAGGTTTTTCTTTTCCTCATCTACGGAAATATCTTTTTGAATTAAGAAAATGCTTTCAGTTTGGTTTTCAATTGACGAACGTTTTTCTTTCAGAAGCAATTCAGTTTCATTTAAAGAATTTTTGATTAGTTGAAGTTCTGAGTCAAGGCGAGCAAGTTCTGATTCGGATAGTAATTTCTTTTTAAAATTTTCTTCTTTCAGATTTTTAAATTCATCTTTTTGAAAATGAAATAATGCAAATTCTCTTTCAGCAAGATCCAATTCCAATTCGCGCAAAGTTGTAGAAAGTTTATTATGCTTATCTGCACGCTTGGCTTGTCGTTCAAGGGAATTTACTTTTTTCTCAACTTCTGAAACAATATCATTTACACGGGTTAAGTCAGATTTAACTTCATCAAGTTTGCGAAGAGCCAATCTCCGGCGAAGTTTATATTTATTTACGCCCGCAGCTTCTTCAAACAGAATACGCCGCTCATCAGCTTTACTGCTTAATATTGTTTCAACCATTTTAAGCTCGATAACTGAGTAAGCATTTGCGCCAATTCCCGTATCCATAAAAAGATTGGTGATGTCTTTTAAGCGGCAAATATTTTTGTTAAGAAGATATTCGCTTTCGCCGGATCGAAAAATTCTACGTGTAATAGTTATTTCGGAATATTCAGACGGTAAAATTCCTTTTGTGTTTTCAATAGTAAGCGAAACCTCCGACATGCCCATCGGCTTTTTATTACTCGTTCCATTGAAGATCACATTTTCCATCTTATCGCTGCGCAAAGCACCACTTCTCTGCTCGCCAAGCGCCCACCTAATTGCGTCAACTATATTGGTTTTACCACACCCATTTGGTCCTACAATTGAAGTGACGCCGCTGTTGAAATCAACCACAGTCTTATTTGCAAAAGATTTAAATCCAAATATTTCTAACTTTGATAAATACAAATAAAGTCCGTTTTAGATAAGTTGAAATTGTTTAAGTGTTAAAAGGAAATTTTCAAGAAATGAATTGTTCAACTCTGCAAAAAACACAACTGCTCCAATAACAACAAAAAGAAAAATTGCTGAGTAGAAATAAACTGCCCCGGCATTCACATCAAAGATTACGCTAATACCTTTTAATAAACGATAAAAAATCCAAATCAAAAAAATGAATAAAGAGAAATAAATATATGTATTTGCAATTTCTGCACTAAGTGTTCTGTAGAGTATTATTCCGACCGGTATTAATAATGCGAGAGGAAGGTGCGCCCAAACGGTAGTAAAAAAAATACTTGAAAAGTAAACACGTGTTTTAACAAAAAAAGAAAATACCTTAACCAGAACAATGACATCAATTAAAAACAATCCGAATAATACTGAAAGCCAAAATAGCGCTGCTGATGGATGCCAGCTTAAAAATGTAACGGTGGATGAAACAACTTCGCTTCCGAGTGATTGCAGCAGCTTATCAAAGAGAACACTGTTTCTTAAATAATAAAGTAAATTTGCCGTGATTAAAGCGGAGACAAGAATTATGATTAGCCCAAGAAATGCAGAGTGATAACCCGAAATAATTCTTTGGTCACGAACATCCGCAAAAAAATTATATGGTCTTAATAATGCCCGGCTTGTATCTTCGCGAAATTTTTTGCCTGAATTGATCAGAACACCCATCATCAAAGCGAGAGCAAGTCCAAATACAATAAATATCATAGGTGAATCATCTTTGCGGCTGCCAATTGGAATGGTGACTTTATCAAGATTTTTGAGTTTTGCTGAAATAACTTTATAAGTTAAAGAATTGGTTCTTCTATCTTCTCTTAAAATTCCTGTTTTATAAATATTATTGCTTCCATAACCTGATACAACAGAAGATAAATCACCGCGGTAATCAAACATAGAATTAATGAAATAAGCAGAGAGCTTTGATGTGGAAGCATAAGCAATCATGTCAGAATAAGACTTTGCTTGTGCTTCGAATGAAAACGGATTGAGATATCCATCCGTATTTCCTGAATTGACTAAATAAGTTGCCTCCGAAATAAACACCCTGCTTTCACCGAGTTGAGTTTTCAGTTTTTCAACTTCTTGAATAACCTCATTTATATTTTTGTTAAGCACTTCAAGCCCGAATGCATCTAAATTATTCAATTCGGTAATTTCAGCATCACAAAAAGATGCATAAACAATTCCCTTAAATTTTTGTTTTACATCGGCAGATAAAAATTCAATCAGTGATCTATGTTCGGGACTTGACGACAAATAAGAACCGCCAAGACCAACGCCGGCTACTGCAAAATACTTACCGAAACTTCCGTTCATATTTTGGATAAAATTACTGCATCTTTCTCTAAAGTTCTGATCAATCGAAAGATTTTCAGGAATTGAATTCAAAGGTAATTCAATAAAGGAGAACAGCCCGTACTTGCCGCATAAATAAAGAAAGTATGGGTGGGGGATTGATTTGGCAAATCTGACCGCATTGAACCCGGTTTCTTTTATCGTTTTTATATCATGCTCCATCTTTCCATAATCAGCTAAACTTCCAAATTCGCCAAAGGAGGGGATATAAGTCACACCATTTAGCTGGTAATCCGAGCCATTGAGCAATAAATTTTCGTTTGTGAAGCGAAGTGAATAAATCCCATAATCCATTTCTCTTTCGTCAAGTATTTGATCTTTAGAAAGCACCTGGAATTTTATCTTGTACAAATATGGATTTTCCGGCGACCAAAATTTTGTGTCCTGTAGAATTGAACTTTGTGTAAAAGATTTTTCCGTATTTGGTTTTAGCTGGATAGGTGATTCTGAAAGCAAAGAAGCATTTCCGGCAATATCTATTAAAAATATTTTTAAGAAGAATTGTTCATTTGAGATTAAAGAATCTGCATTCTTTTTTGTAAGCCTGTTAGAAACTTTAATATTCGAAGTAAGCTGTACTTTTCCTTCATTAATCTCTGTTGTAGTATAAAAATTTTCAATGGCAACGAGCGGTAAAACCTCGATGAAAACATCCCTGATTATTCCGCCATAATTATTAGGAAACAAAAATTTATTTTTAAGAGGAATGGTATTTTGCGAATCAAGTTTATAAGTAAGAGATACTTTTATAATATTAGCTTTATCTGATTTTAAAACATCTTTTGGCAAATCAATTCTTATCGGCAGCTCACCACCCGAGTGACGATAGATAATTACATTATTGAGGGAAATATCGGCAGTATAATTGATCCCAAAAAAATTAAGCCTTAATTGGTTGGAGGTAATTTGATTTTTAGTAACACTAAATGATTTTTCATAAACAATATTTCCATCACCATAAAAAACAGAGGGAACTTTTATTTTAAGTTTAGTTATTTCATCATCATCAGGCGTGTAGATTTTCCAATTTCCATTTAAAGAAATTATCTGAAGCTTATCATTTTGCTGCAAAAAGGAAGGATCTGCTTCCTCAAGATTATAGTAAGCAGGTTCTTTAAATACAATCTGGCTAAAAGAAAAATTGTAAAAAATTAAAGAAATTGTAATACACAGCAGAAAAGAACGGAAAGGAAAAGACATTCTTGAATTATCGCTTATTTTTGAAAAAAAATCTTTCAAATTTACGAAATACAGGAGGGGAAATCAATTCAATTCTTAATAAATCAATGAAGCTAAACGGCTAAAACAAACTTTTTAAGCCGATAATATAATTCCCATAAAAGAATCTGCTTTCAAACAAGCGCCGCCGACAAGTGCACCGTCAATGTCATTTTGTGAGAGCAATTCCTTAGCGTTATCCGGTTTTACGCTTCCGCCATATTGAATTACGATATTTTCAGCAGTGGTCTTTCCAAATTTATCCAAGATTAAACTTCTTACAAACGAATGTACCTCCTGTGCTTGTAAGGGTGTGGCTGTTTTTCCGGTGCCAATTGCCCAAACAGGTTCGTAGGCTATGATAACATTTTTCATTTGTTCAACCGAAATTCCATTCAAGCCATTTAAGACTTGTCTTTTGATAACATCGTTCGTAATTCCGCGTTCTCGTTCTTCCAATAATTCTCCGATGCAAAAAATAGGGTTCAGTCCTGCCGATAAAGCCTTTTTAATTTTCTTATTAATCATATCATCTGTTTCGCCGAAAATATGCCGTCGCTCGGAATGCCCGATAATTACAAACCCGCATCCAACAGATTTTAACATCGAGGAAGAAACTTCGCCGGTAAAAGCACCGCTGTCTTCAAAGTGAATGTTTTGTGCGCCCAATTTTATCGCACTTCCCTCGATCAGCTTTGATGCTTCTGACAATGAAGTGAAAGCGGGACAGATAATAACTTCACAATTAGCTTTACTATTTTTTAAAAGATTTTTTAATTCGACGATCAACTTTTCAGAAGCTTGAAGGTCATTGTTCATTTTCCAATTGCCGGCAATTACTTTTTTACGCATTATTTCCTCTAAGATTATAATATTTGTTAAACAAAATTAAGAAAATAAAAATGTCTTTGCACTTTAATAGACTTGTGTTTTTTTTCAAAAAAACCCCGAAGAAATTTTAATAAAAATATGAAAACAAAAATATCCCGTCCTGTTTTAATCCTCGGAATGGTAAGCCTGTTTACCGACGTTGCCAGCGAGATGCTTTATCCAATCACTCCAATTTTTTTAACTGCCGTGCTTGGCTCATCAATGGCAGTTGTAGGAATAATCGAAGGCATCGCTGAAATAACAGCAGGTCTTTTGAAAGGATATTTCGGAAATCTCTCCGATAAAATCGGTAAGCGCTCGGTATTTGTATTAATCGGGTATGGAATTTCGGCATTGGCAAAACCGCTTCCGGGAATTTTGCAATCAGTTCCAATTGTGCTTGCCTCAAGGGTGGGTGATCGAATCGGCAAGGGAATCCGCACAGCACCGCGCGATGCTTTGCTCGGAAGTTACAGTAATGGAAACTCGGGTGCAGTCTTTGGATTTCACCGCGCAATGGATACACTGGGGGCGGCTATCGGTCCTTTGGCAGCACTGGCACTGCTGAATTTCTTCCCCGAAAATTTCCAGTTGATATTTTTAATTGCATTCGTGCCTTCTGTTATTGCCGTTGGATTTACTTTTTTTGTAAAGGATAAACCGATTTCGGTAAAATCAAAAACTCATTTTAATTATTTTGAATTCTGGAAAAGCTCACCAAAGCATTACAAAACACTATTGATTTTAATTACGACGTTCTCGCTTGTAAACAGCAGCGATGTTTTTCTGATATTAAAATCGAAAGATATTTCTCATTCAAGTTCGCTTGCGATATTCGGATATGTTTTTTACAATATTATTTATGCTGCTGCCTCCTACCCCCTTGGCGGACTTGCAGATAAATACGGCAAGAAAAAAATCTTTACATTCGGACTGCTAATTTTTTCCTTTGTCTATTTAGGATTTGCTTTTATTGATAATATAAATATTGTCTGGCTGCTTTTTGCGCTCTATGGAATTTACGCCGCATCAACCGAAGGAATTTCCAAAGCGTGGGTCTCCGATATTATTCCCGATGAACAGCGCGGGACTGCAATTGGATTGCTGACAATGTTGTCAAGTTTTGCAATTATGCTCGGCTCATTTGCAACCGGCGTTTTGTGGGATCAATTCGGATCGCGGGTGCCATTTACTTTATCGGCAATAATAAGTTTTGTAGTTATGATTTTTCTGGTGCGTGTAAAAGTTTCTAATGATTAAAAAAATATTTTGTCCTACTGAACTGAAAAAAAATTTTTTTCCTCTTCAAAAAAATTTTTTGGAAATTTTTTTGGTGCTGTTTGGGGTTTGGGTTTTTTTTTTTGGGGGGGGCCCGGGTATGTAGGTTTTTCTTTTTGATAAATCGTTCGATAACTCAAATGCTGTTTGATAATTGCCAGGGGTAATTATTCACGCTTTTGGAACTATTTTTGACGTTTGAGGCGTGCCGCAACAATATCAATGGATAGTGGTTCGATATCATTGGATGGCTCATTGGTCCCGATTATGCGTTTTCGAGACAAAATGAAGGCTCAATGATATGATTGGACGATCCAACAATATCAGTGGAAGGCTCAATAATCTCGATTATGCCCTTTCGAGATCGTTGAACCTCTCAATAATATCAATGGATGACGCTTCGATATTGGTGCGAGATTCATAAATAGTGGAAAATGCTCAAAACAACCAATTTTAGAAGGTTTTGTAGTTATAGGTGTGATTTTTATTCGAAAAATGAAGTTTTTTTGACCTGCCAAACTGCTTCCATTAAACAGAAAAACATAGTACAATTTAGTGAATAACAAAAAGAAGAATTACAGTTAATCAATCAGCTTGTGCAGCAGCCCTGAATAAATTTACACATTACTTCGGCGGGATTTTTATTTTGTCAAAATCTAACTTCACAAAAATCCTTTCGTTATATTTGATAAAGTTTTTATTTAAGAATAATAGATAGATGAATTCTTTCTTTTTTAACACATATCTCTCTTTGTGGCAGAGAATACCAATCGGCATTCAGCATAAGATTTCGCATTGGCTGGAGCATTCGTTCAACGCCAACACACTTACCCCCAACCTTCCCAAAGCTGCTATAATTGATCCGATAAATATCTGCAATCTTGATTGTCCGTTGTGTGCATCAAAGAATCAGAATTATGAAAAAGGGAAAATGTCTTTCGATACTTTTAAAATGGTGCTTGATAAAATTCCCTCTCTTCGTGTTGTTATACTTTTCAATTGGGGTGAGCCGCTTCTGCATCACGAAATATTCAACATCATTCGCGAATCTGTTAAACGAAATATTTACACAATCACTCACACAAATTTCAGCTTCAAACAAAAAGAGGATTTTTTTGAGGAGCTTGTCAAGTCGGGATTGCATCAACTTGTAATCTCTGCAGACGGCGCCTCGCAAGAGACTTATGAAAAGTACAGGGTGAAGGGAAACTTCGATTGGGTGAAACGAAATATGGAATTAGTTGTTTCAGCTAAAAAGAAATTAAAAAAACGCGATCCTAAAATCGTATGGAAATTTTTAGTCAACCGTTACAACGAGCACGAAATAGATTACGCAAAACAGCTTGCAAAGCAAATAGGAGTTGAACTTCTTTTTGATAAAATGGGACTGGCGGATGACATCCCCGATCTTGCTTTCGCGGGAACTCTTGAAGAACGAATGAAAGAGTGGCTGCCGCAAAATCAAAATTTTATTTTAGATTATTATAAAAACGGAAACAAACTTCCGTTAAACGATGAAGCCTGCAATCAGCTATTCAAATCAACTGTAATAAATCCGGATGGCAAAATCACCCCCTGCTGCTGGGTAACAAGCAAAGAAAATATTTGGGGTGATTTAACCAAAGAAACATTTGAAGAAATCTGGCACAACGAAAAATATCAATACTCAAGAAGTTTATTCAATAAAATTAATTATGAAGGAAAGATTGATCAAACTGTCTGCACAAAATGCGAAATCTATCAAAGACTGAGATAGAATTACTCATTCTTTGTCACGCTTCGACAGGCTCAGCGTGACAGACGCCTGTCATCCTGAGCTTGTCGAAGGATGATATCAATAAAAAAAAATTTCGCCTATGATAGAAAACATAATCTTCACCACTAACACAGTTGCGCCGGTATTCCTTATGGTTGCATTGGGGTATCTATTAAAATGGATGAACATCATAAACGAAAACTTTGTGCAGGTAATAAGCAAGTTTGTTTTTTCTGTATCGCTGCCGGCATTTATATTTATCGAAATCAGCGAATTGGATTTAAGCAAGGCACTTGAACTTGGACAGATTGGGTTTATTTACGCAGGCACTTTATTAATGTTTGTTTTAAGCTGGGTAGTTTCAATACCGTATATAAAGGATCCGCGTGACAGAAGTGCTTTTATCCAGGGCGCATTCAGAGGAAATTATGCAATAGTTGGACTTGCTCTCATCTCAAGTCTATTTGGTAAAAGCGGTTTGGGGAAGGCTACAATTTTGCTTGCGTTTGTTTTACCATTGTATAATGTGCTTGCAGTAGTAGCGTTAACCGTTCCAATGAGAAAAATCAAAAAGCTAAATATGCAAGGAACATTTAAAGAAATTCTTTTTAATCCATTAATACTTGCTGTAATTATAGCCCTCCCCTTCTCAATTTATAAAATTGAACTTCACCCCGCAATTTTACAATCAATCAATTATCTTTCTGACGTCGCTTTGCCGCTTGCTCTGATTGGCATTGGCGGCTCGCTGAACATCGAAGAAATTAAACGCGCTTCATCAATTGCAATATCTTCTTCCGCAATCAAAATTATTTTTGCTCCTTTAGTGCTTACACCGCTTGCATATTTGTTTGGTTACAGAGGAGTA belongs to Ignavibacteriales bacterium and includes:
- the smc gene encoding chromosome segregation protein SMC — its product is MYLSKLEIFGFKSFANKTVVDFNSGVTSIVGPNGCGKTNIVDAIRWALGEQRSGALRSDKMENVIFNGTSNKKPMGMSEVSLTIENTKGILPSEYSEITITRRIFRSGESEYLLNKNICRLKDITNLFMDTGIGANAYSVIELKMVETILSSKADERRILFEEAAGVNKYKLRRRLALRKLDEVKSDLTRVNDIVSEVEKKVNSLERQAKRADKHNKLSTTLRELELDLAEREFALFHFQKDEFKNLKEENFKKKLLSESELARLDSELQLIKNSLNETELLLKEKRSSIENQTESIFLIQKDISVDEEKKNLLEKNILRYQQELDELSLKQKEAELFLNNSDKLIDEHSSQIILMEAQKKASEEKVNQIKIELDEKRNYLKSRSEIILNNFREISSKENELSNHEKNLKEKNDQINNLNSKILSLTNNVAKSVGFLEDLEVEKQQAEKNFAEAEAFYLHKQNEKEQLEKNLNELKNRELDSRSTLNGIKERIKFIQSLISKLEGVSKGARALLDYSGWAAGDKALLANVGSSNEHYRFAVEAALKNNLNNILIETIEDLRNGIAYLKENGIGKVSFILNRLENPSKSLLDNLFSFLKNRRKKKLEKENGFLGWAYTFIKTEDKWKKVFQKNLSDTAVVDSLENAFKFSEKYPLFKFTTLTGDFIDQNGVVEAGSTPLEDDSMFGRQQLLEGLLNELPERELAINNLKNEITTIENQISAIDLRVLSEKGRLLMNEISNIEKQITQFEFEKKKADDEIESARKTIQLLADESNRIDTKKENLNHELQKILQQKKEADIELENLENDFASVDILYNTALNLYNQNGIQLERMLGEKRNTENSVKRANENLETIIDSIKKRENDINSAIEEKKQVVKNLDQNGVNLIELEKVKDILLEEEKNIDTNYNEIKKQITEIENQLRTLRQQREILSNEIHSADLHVQELDIKISNLLTSIQEDYSLTISKKAFDDLENFDFKSRTEEVHNLKQQMKNLGPINLLAYSEYEEEKQRFDFLSKQRLDLIESEKDVLETISEINTSAQQLFSETFEKIRANFTNIFRGLFNPGDEADLRLEENADPLEAKIEIVAKPKGKRPTSIELLSGGEKTLTAIALLFAIYLVKPSPFCILDEIDAPLDDANIDRFTKIIKDFSNDTQFIVVTHNKRTMEAAQTLYGVTMQEEGISKLVSVRFNDDFNIAS
- a CDS encoding triose-phosphate isomerase; the encoded protein is MRKKVIAGNWKMNNDLQASEKLIVELKNLLKNSKANCEVIICPAFTSLSEASKLIEGSAIKLGAQNIHFEDSGAFTGEVSSSMLKSVGCGFVIIGHSERRHIFGETDDMINKKIKKALSAGLNPIFCIGELLEERERGITNDVIKRQVLNGLNGISVEQMKNVIIAYEPVWAIGTGKTATPLQAQEVHSFVRSLILDKFGKTTAENIVIQYGGSVKPDNAKELLSQNDIDGALVGGACLKADSFMGIILSA
- a CDS encoding MFS transporter, producing the protein MKTKISRPVLILGMVSLFTDVASEMLYPITPIFLTAVLGSSMAVVGIIEGIAEITAGLLKGYFGNLSDKIGKRSVFVLIGYGISALAKPLPGILQSVPIVLASRVGDRIGKGIRTAPRDALLGSYSNGNSGAVFGFHRAMDTLGAAIGPLAALALLNFFPENFQLIFLIAFVPSVIAVGFTFFVKDKPISVKSKTHFNYFEFWKSSPKHYKTLLILITTFSLVNSSDVFLILKSKDISHSSSLAIFGYVFYNIIYAAASYPLGGLADKYGKKKIFTFGLLIFSFVYLGFAFIDNINIVWLLFALYGIYAASTEGISKAWVSDIIPDEQRGTAIGLLTMLSSFAIMLGSFATGVLWDQFGSRVPFTLSAIISFVVMIFLVRVKVSND
- a CDS encoding SPASM domain-containing protein, with the protein product MNSFFFNTYLSLWQRIPIGIQHKISHWLEHSFNANTLTPNLPKAAIIDPINICNLDCPLCASKNQNYEKGKMSFDTFKMVLDKIPSLRVVILFNWGEPLLHHEIFNIIRESVKRNIYTITHTNFSFKQKEDFFEELVKSGLHQLVISADGASQETYEKYRVKGNFDWVKRNMELVVSAKKKLKKRDPKIVWKFLVNRYNEHEIDYAKQLAKQIGVELLFDKMGLADDIPDLAFAGTLEERMKEWLPQNQNFILDYYKNGNKLPLNDEACNQLFKSTVINPDGKITPCCWVTSKENIWGDLTKETFEEIWHNEKYQYSRSLFNKINYEGKIDQTVCTKCEIYQRLR
- a CDS encoding AEC family transporter — encoded protein: MIENIIFTTNTVAPVFLMVALGYLLKWMNIINENFVQVISKFVFSVSLPAFIFIEISELDLSKALELGQIGFIYAGTLLMFVLSWVVSIPYIKDPRDRSAFIQGAFRGNYAIVGLALISSLFGKSGLGKATILLAFVLPLYNVLAVVALTVPMRKIKKLNMQGTFKEILFNPLILAVIIALPFSIYKIELHPAILQSINYLSDVALPLALIGIGGSLNIEEIKRASSIAISSSAIKIIFAPLVLTPLAYLFGYRGVDLGIMFILFACPTAIVSFIMAETMGANGKLAGNIILITTLASVVTIAFGILVMKNIGVI